AGTTGCTGACGTAGACGTGCTTGCCGTCCGGTGCCACGGCCAGGTTCTCGGGGTTCGCGCCCAGCGGCACGGTGGCGATCACGGTCGGCGCGTCCGCGGCCGCCGGGGTGGCCGCCAGGGCGCTCAGGCCGGTCGCGGCGAGGGCGAACGCGACGGCCACGGCCGTGCGGCGCCGTCTGCGCATGCGGATGGGGTGCGGACGTAACTGGTTGATCGAGGACACGCTGGATCCCCCCTCAGGAGCCGCGGCACGACGGCGGGAAGCGGAGGCCCCCGGGAACCGGCGGTGGCGCGGTCACACAGGACGCACCGCACAGACACAGGCGCGTCCCTCGCACACCGTCACGGCGTCGTCCTGGCCGCGACAGCCTTCCGACCCCGCCCGGCAACCGGGACAGCGAAGTCCTCGACATCGTCCCAGCGAATGCCCACCCACCGCGGGAAACCTTCGCAGTTGTCGTTTTCAGATCAACTGATGACCGTTTCGGCGCACTCCGGGCAGCAGGGCCGGGCGAGTTCGGCGAAGAGGGCCGCGAGGTCGGCGGGGTCGGCTGGCAGGCCGTTGCCGACGCCGACCGCGGTGGCGCCCGCGTCGAACCAGGGCTGTACGGCGTCGGGGCGTATGCCGCCGGTGGGGATGATGACGGCCTCGGGCAGGACGGCCCTGAGCGAGCGGATGAACCGGGGTCCGCCCACATGCGCCGGGAAGACCTTGGCGGCGCCCGCCGCGCCGACGGCGGCGGCCACTTCGCCCGGGGTGAACCCGCCCTCGATGAAGACGGCCTCGCGCTCCCGGGCGGCCCGGCGCACCTCGGGCGCGGGGTACGGGGAGATGAGGAAGGCCGCTCCGGCGTCGAGGGCGGTGTGCGCCTGCGCGGCGGTGGTGACCGTGCCGAGGCCGATGGCCGCCGGGCGCCCCCGGCCGTCGGTGAGGGGGACCGTACGGGCCAGGGCCTCGGCCCAGCCCGGGGTACTGGTGGTCAGCTCGACCGCGCGGCAGCCCGCCGCGAGCAGTGCGGTGGTCTGGCGCACGGCTTCGTCGGCGTCGGCGTTGCGCAGCACGGGCAGCAGGCGCTGGGAAGCGATCACGGCGTAGGGGTGGCACGTCATGCGGGGCTCCGGATTCGTCGGTGAGGGGGTTGGGAGGGGCGAGAGGGCGCGCCGGGTTCATGCCGTACGGCGGACCGACTTCCCGGCGAGCGCCTGTGTCCGCTTGCCGTCCTCGATGACGAAGCGGCCGTCGATCAGGACGTGCGGGATGCCGTACGGGAGGGTGCGGGGCGCCTCGAACGACGAGCCCGCGGCGACCGTGTCGGGGTCGAAGAGGACCAGGTCGGCGCGGTAGCCCTCACGGACCAGGCCCCGGTCCGGCAGCCGCAGGCGGGCCGCGGGGCGGGAGGTCATGTGGGCCACGCACTCTTCCAGGGACAGCTCGCCCAGCTCGCGGACGTACGTCCCGAGGTACCGGGGGAAGGTGCCGTAGGCGCGCGGGTGGGGTTTGTAGCCCTGGAGGATGCCGTCCGAACCGGCCGTGTGGGCGCGGTGCTTCATGATGAGGCGGACGTTCTCCTCGTGTCCGACGTGCTGCAGGATCGTCGATCCGAGGCGGTCGCCGATCAGCAGCCGCCGGGCCGTGGTCCACGGGGCTTCGCCGCGCATACGGGCCGACTCGGCGATGGTCTTGCCCACGCACGAGGCCAGGCCCGGGTCGGATACTCCGGAGATCTCGATCGTGTCCCACGCGATGGGGACGCCGTGGCAGCCGTCGGATCCGATGTCTTCGAGAACGCGGCGGATGCGCTCGGCCGTCGCGTCGTCCGCCAGGCGGTCCAGTACGGCCCGGGGCCCGCCTTCGCCCGCCCAGCTGGGGAGCAGCGCGACGAGGGTGGTGCAGCCGGGTGTGTAGGGGTAGGTGTCCAGCGTGATGTCGGCGCCCTGCTCCAGCGCCCGGTCCAGCAGGGCCAGCAGGTCGGGCGCCTTGCCCTCGTTCACCCCGAAGTTCATGGTGGCGTGTGCGAGGTGGAGGGCGCATCCGGCCTCGCGCGTGAGGTCCACCATCTCCTGGTAGGCCTGGAGCGCTCCGGCCCCGTACGAGCGGTGGTGGGGGCAGTAGTAGCCGTCGTACGCGGCCACCACCCGGCAGAGTTCGGTCAGTTCGCCGTCCTGGGCGTACATACCCGGGGTGTAGGTGAGGCCGGAGGACATGCCGACGGCGCCCTGCTGGAGGCCTTCGGCGACCAGTTGGCGCATCCGGTCCAGCTCCTCGGGGGTGGGGGCGCGGTCCTCCCAGCCCATGGCGTGCATGCGGACGGTGCCCTGCGGGACGAGGTAGGCGGCGTTGACCGCGATGCCCTGTCCGTCGAATCCGCGGTCGAGGCGGTCGAGGTATTCGCCGACGGTCCGCCAGTCGAAGTCGATGTCACCGCCGTCGCCGTTCCAGCCGGTGATGGCCTGGCGCACCTCGGCGAGGGTCCGGTCGTCGACGGGCGCGTAGGACAGGCCGTCCTGGCCCAGGACCTCCAGAGTGACGCCCTGCGCGGCCTTCGCGCTGTGGTCGGGGTCCCGCAGCAGGGCGAGGTCACTGTGGGCGTGCATGTCGATGAAGCCGGGTGCCAGAGCGAGCCCGTCGGCGTCGAGCGTCCTGCGGGCGGAGGGCCTGGGGCCCTCGCCCTCCCTCCGGATCTCCTGGATGCGGCCGTCCTGGAGGGCTACGTCGGCGCGGTCGGAGTCCGCTCCCGAGCCGTCGACTACGCGGGCGTTGCGGATGACCAGGTCCATGGGGGGCTGCTCCTGGGGGTGTGCGGGGCGGGGGTGTCCGGGGCGGGGGCGGGGGCGGAGTGGTCAGAAATAGGTGCGTACGAAGTCCCGGACCGTCCCGTCCTCCTCGACGAGGGGGATCAGCTGCCACTTGTCGAAGGTGGTGCAGGGGTGTGACAGTCCCAGCCCCAGCCAGTCCCCGACCTCCAGTGCGGCGTCCGGTGCGGTGCTCACCCAGCCGTGCTGGTCGGAGAGGGCGGTCAGGGTGATGCCCGTCGCGTCCCGGAGGGTTCCGTCGCGGGCCGAGCGCACCGCCTGTACCTCGGGCAGGTCCAGGTCGTAGGCGGCGTCGCGCTTGCCCGCGTTGACGAACGCCTGCTCCGGGGAGGGGCGGGAGACGACCTGGGCCCACAGGCGGAACGCGGGTTCGAGACGGCCCTCCCCGGGGACGCGGTTGAAGGGGGTCATGCGCCGGTAGTGGCCGACGTCGTGGGAAAGGTACGCGCCCGAGCGCAGCACCTTGAGCACCGGCGCGGACAGTCCGGGGATTTCGGCGAAGACCTCGGCCACCGCGTCGAACCAGGCGGAGCCGCCCGCGCTCACCAGGATCTCGTCCAGGGCGCTGAACCGGCCCGCGGCATCGAAGTCGGCGAGGAGGCCGACGAGGCGGCGCAGCCAGGCCCGGACGCTGTCCGGGTCGGCCCCGGGGACCTCGCCCTCGTAGCCGCTGACGCCCACGAGGCGCAGGGTCCGGGTGGCGGCCACCGCGTCGGCGACGGCCGCGCACCCGGCCTCCGTACGGGCGCCGGTACGGGCACCCGCGCCGGCGCCGAGTTCGACGACGACATCGACCGGGCGCACAGCGGCGGCGGCGCGCAGGGCCTCGTCCATCAGCTCGACCCCGCGTACGGAGTCCACGTAGCAGACGAAGCGGAACGACGGGTGGGCGTCCAGCTCGCGGGAGATCCAGCGCAGGGCGGGTGCGTCGACGAGTTCGTTGGCCAGGAGCACCCGCTCGATGCCGAAGGCGCGCGCCACGCGCACCTGGTGGGGGGCGGCGAGGCTGACGCCCCACGCTCCGTGGGTGATCTGGCGGGCGAAGAGGGCGGGGGCCATCGAGGTCTTGCCGTGGGGTGCGAAGACGAGTCCGTGGCGGTCGGCGTAGGCCGCCATGAGAGCGAGGTTGTGCTCGACGCGTTCGGCGGAGAGCGCCATCACGGGGGTGGTGAACCCGCCGGTGAAGAGGTTGCGGCGCTGGGCGGCGAGTTCACCGACGGTCAGCCCCTCCGCGTCCGGCGGCAGCCCCTTGAAACGGAAATCGACGCGCTCGTCGGCGAGGGCCGTGATCCGCGCGGTCGGGTCGGCGTGCGCGGCGGCCACGTCCTCGGCGGTCACGTGCTCGGCAGTCATGCGGCGCTCCCTGGTCTCGAAGGTCTCGAGAGTCTCGAAGGTCTCGAGAGTCTCGAAGGTCTCGAATGACCTGCGTTGCATCCTCTGCAACGCTCATTGCGTAACTTGCTACATGATGCCTAACATCCCGATCAACGCCAGGTCAACAGAGCCCGCGAACCGGGCAACCAGCGCGATCCGGCATGAAGCGCAAGGGAGTCCAGCGTGTCCAGCGTGTCCACAACCCCGGACGGCCGGGCCGTCGATGTGACCTGTCTCGGTGAGTCGATGGTCGCGCTGCGGCCCACCACCCCCGGCCCGCTCGCCGGTGCGGGGGGTTTCACCCGGGGCTTCGGCGGCGCCGAATCGAACGTCGCCTGCGGTGTCGCCGGTGCGGGACACAGCGCCCGCTGGGTCGGCCGCGTCGGGGCGGACGGCTTCGGTGACTACCTGGTGCGCGAGATGTCCGCCCGGGGCGTGGACACGTCCCACGTGACGCGGGACCGGCACCGTCCGACCGGGATCTACTTCCGCACCGTCGGCGAGCGCGCCACCAGAGCGGTGGCCGAGCCGGGGCAGGATCTGCCGCCGCAGGACCTGGCCGAGGTCGCCTACTACCGGGAGGGCTCCGCGGCATCTGCCATGTCCCCGCACACCGTGGACACGACCGTGCTCGACGCCACCCGGGTGCTGCACCTCACCGGCATCACCGCCGCCCTCTCCCCCGGCTGCCTGGACCTCCTGCGGGCCCTGACCGCCCCACGGCCCGGCCGCCCCCTCATCTCCTTCGACGTCAACTACCGGATGAACCTGTGGCCCGACGCCGCCACGGCCGGCCCGGTGCTCCTCGCCCTCGCCCGCGCGAGCGACCTCGTCTTCGTCGGCGCGGACGAGGCCGAGGTGCTGTGGGGCACGGGCGGCGGCTTGGAGGCGGTCCGCCGCCTGCTGCCCGAACCGAAGGTGCTCGTGGTGAAGCAGGGCGCCGACGGCGCCACCGTCTTCACCCGCACGGTCAAGGACAGAACGGACGGCCCGGACGGCTCGGACCTCGTGGTGCACGAGCCCGCGCCCGCCGTCGCCGTCGTCGCCTCCGTCGGGGCGGGCGACGCCTTCGCCGCCGGGTTCCTCTCCGCCGGGCTGCGCGGGCTGCCCGTACCGGAGCGGATACGCCACGGCCACCTCACGGCCGCGTCCGTCCTGACCTCCCCCGAGGACCTCGCGGCGCCGCCGCCCCGCCAACTGGCCGACCGGCTGGCGGCCTTGGACGCCCCGGCCTGGCGCGAGCTGCGCCTCGCGGCGGGCTGGGCCGCCGACCTCGGCGCCCACCCTCAGAAAGACCACCCCCAGAAGAACCACCCCCGGAAGCACCACTCCCAGAAGGAAGAACGGCACACACCATGAACGACAGCACCACCGCCGCCACCACCACCGCCACCACCGGAACCGCTCTCGTGAAGACCGCGATCACCCCGGCCACGCACACCGCCCCGCCCGCGAAGTTCTCGCACGGGGTGCGCAAGGGGAACATCCTCCAGGTGGCGGGCCAGGTCGGCTTCCTGCCCGCCGTGGCGGGCCGGGCACCGACCCCGGCGGGCCCCACCCTGCGCGAACAGACGCTGCAAACCTTCGCCAACGTCCGCGCGATCCTCGAAGAGGGCGGCGCCACCTGGGACGACGTGATGATGATGCGGGTCTACCTCACCGACGTGGACCACTTCGCGGAGATGAACGCCCTCTACAACGCCTACTTCGAGGAGCAGGGCCTCACCGCCCCGGCGTCCGCCCGTACGACGGTGTATGTCGGCCTGCCCGCCGGCCTGTTGATCGAGATCGACGCGCTCGCCGTCCTCGGCTGACGGCACGCGCCCCGCGACGCCCCGCCCCGCGACGCCCGTCACCGGGGCCGGGGCCCCACCCATGCGAACACCGGAGTTCCCATGCTGTCTGTCGCCGCCACACCCCCCGCCACACCGCACACCGGGGGCATGCTGACGCTCATCGGCGGTACGGGCGGTCTCCTGACCGTCGCCGCCCTCGGCATCGCCCTGTTGCTCGTCCTGATCATCAAGACCCGTCTGCAGCCGTTCGTGGCGCTGCTGGCGGTCTCCATCGCGGTCGGTCTGGGCGCCGGCCTCTCGGTGACCGAACTCTTCGGCACCGTACAGAAGTCCGCCGCCGTCTCGATGATCGAGAGCGGCATGGGCGGCATACTCGGGCACGTCGCGATCATCATCGGTCTCGGGACCATGCTCGGGGCGATCCTCGAAGTCTCGGGTGGCGCCGAAGTCCTCTCCAGCCGCCTCCTGAACCTCTTCGGCGAGAAGCGCGCACCCCTCGCCATGGGTCTCACCGGTCTGATCTTCGGCATCCCGGTCTTCTTCGACGTCGGCATCTTCGTCCTCGCGCCGATCGTCTACGCGGCCGCCAAGCGCTCCGGAAAATCGATCCTGCTCTACGCGATGCCGCTGCTGGCCGCGCTCTCGATGACGCACGCCTTCCTGCCGCCGCACCCCGGACCGGTCGCCGCGGCGGGCCTGTTCCACGTCTCCCTCGGCTGGGTCATCGCGATGGGCATCGTCTGCGGCGTGCCCGCCGTGCTCGCCGCCTGGGCCTACGCCGGTTGGATCGGCAGGCGCGTCTTCGTCGCCGTACCGCAGGACATGGTCGACGCCGCCGACGAGGCGAAGGCCGCCGTCGCCGCGGAACAGCGGGCCGCCGGGGTCACCCCGCGCGAGGACCCGGTCCCGCTGGCCACCGTCCTGCTCATCATCGGTACGCCGCTGCTGCTGATCCTGGCCGCCACCTTCTCCTCGATCATGCTGGACCCGTCCACCCCGCGGTCCTGCATCGAGTTCTTCGGCAACCCCTTCGTGGCGCTCACGATCGCGCTGGTGCTGGCGTACTACATGCTCGGCATCCGCCGCGGCTGGTCGCGCAAGTCGCTGGAGACGGTCTCCACCGCCTCCCTCAAGCCGGTCGGCAACATCCTGCTCGTGGTCGGTGCGGGCGGTGTCTTCGGCGCGGTCCTGAAGGGTTCGGGCATCGCGGCGGCCCTGGCGGACACCTTCGACGGGATGGGGCTGCCGGTGATCGTACTGGCGTACCTGATCTCGGTGGTCCTGCGCGTGGCCCAGGGCTCCGCGACCGTGGCGATCGTCGCGACGGCGGGCATCGTGGTCCCGCTGGTCGAGGGCGGCGGCCACTCCCAGCCCTTCCTCGCCCTCGTCATCATGGCGATCTCGGCGGGCTCGATCTTCGCCTCCCACGTCAACGACGGCGGGTTCTGGATGGTCTCGAAGTACTTCGGGATCTCGGAGCGCGACACCCTCAAGTCGTGGACCGTCCTGGAATCCGTCCTGTCGGTTGCCGGATTCGCGGTGGCGGCGGCCCTCAGCCTGGTCGTCTGACGGACCGGTGCGGGTGCGGGTGCGGGCGGCGCCACCGTCGGCCACGCCCGTACCGGCACCCGCACCGCACCCGCACCGGCTAGAGCACCGCCGTGATGACTTCCCTCGCCGCCCGTTCGCCCTCCGTGGCGCCGCCTTCCATGAAGCCCTGGAAGTCATAGCTGCAGTGCTCGCCGCCGATGTGGACGTTCCCCTGCGCGGCGCCCTCGTAGCGGGCGTACCGGTGCAGGTAGCCGGTGGGCCAGTACGAGTACGCGCCGAGGGAGTACGGGTTGCGGTGCCAGGCCGACAACTGGGCACGGCCGTTCCATGCGGCCCTGGTGCCGGGGAAGAAGGC
This is a stretch of genomic DNA from Streptomyces sp. NBC_00536. It encodes these proteins:
- a CDS encoding bifunctional 4-hydroxy-2-oxoglutarate aldolase/2-dehydro-3-deoxy-phosphogluconate aldolase, which produces MTCHPYAVIASQRLLPVLRNADADEAVRQTTALLAAGCRAVELTTSTPGWAEALARTVPLTDGRGRPAAIGLGTVTTAAQAHTALDAGAAFLISPYPAPEVRRAAREREAVFIEGGFTPGEVAAAVGAAGAAKVFPAHVGGPRFIRSLRAVLPEAVIIPTGGIRPDAVQPWFDAGATAVGVGNGLPADPADLAALFAELARPCCPECAETVIS
- a CDS encoding N-acyl-D-amino-acid deacylase family protein is translated as MDLVIRNARVVDGSGADSDRADVALQDGRIQEIRREGEGPRPSARRTLDADGLALAPGFIDMHAHSDLALLRDPDHSAKAAQGVTLEVLGQDGLSYAPVDDRTLAEVRQAITGWNGDGGDIDFDWRTVGEYLDRLDRGFDGQGIAVNAAYLVPQGTVRMHAMGWEDRAPTPEELDRMRQLVAEGLQQGAVGMSSGLTYTPGMYAQDGELTELCRVVAAYDGYYCPHHRSYGAGALQAYQEMVDLTREAGCALHLAHATMNFGVNEGKAPDLLALLDRALEQGADITLDTYPYTPGCTTLVALLPSWAGEGGPRAVLDRLADDATAERIRRVLEDIGSDGCHGVPIAWDTIEISGVSDPGLASCVGKTIAESARMRGEAPWTTARRLLIGDRLGSTILQHVGHEENVRLIMKHRAHTAGSDGILQGYKPHPRAYGTFPRYLGTYVRELGELSLEECVAHMTSRPAARLRLPDRGLVREGYRADLVLFDPDTVAAGSSFEAPRTLPYGIPHVLIDGRFVIEDGKRTQALAGKSVRRTA
- a CDS encoding alanine racemase; this encodes MTAEHVTAEDVAAAHADPTARITALADERVDFRFKGLPPDAEGLTVGELAAQRRNLFTGGFTTPVMALSAERVEHNLALMAAYADRHGLVFAPHGKTSMAPALFARQITHGAWGVSLAAPHQVRVARAFGIERVLLANELVDAPALRWISRELDAHPSFRFVCYVDSVRGVELMDEALRAAAAVRPVDVVVELGAGAGARTGARTEAGCAAVADAVAATRTLRLVGVSGYEGEVPGADPDSVRAWLRRLVGLLADFDAAGRFSALDEILVSAGGSAWFDAVAEVFAEIPGLSAPVLKVLRSGAYLSHDVGHYRRMTPFNRVPGEGRLEPAFRLWAQVVSRPSPEQAFVNAGKRDAAYDLDLPEVQAVRSARDGTLRDATGITLTALSDQHGWVSTAPDAALEVGDWLGLGLSHPCTTFDKWQLIPLVEEDGTVRDFVRTYF
- a CDS encoding sugar kinase; this encodes MSTTPDGRAVDVTCLGESMVALRPTTPGPLAGAGGFTRGFGGAESNVACGVAGAGHSARWVGRVGADGFGDYLVREMSARGVDTSHVTRDRHRPTGIYFRTVGERATRAVAEPGQDLPPQDLAEVAYYREGSAASAMSPHTVDTTVLDATRVLHLTGITAALSPGCLDLLRALTAPRPGRPLISFDVNYRMNLWPDAATAGPVLLALARASDLVFVGADEAEVLWGTGGGLEAVRRLLPEPKVLVVKQGADGATVFTRTVKDRTDGPDGSDLVVHEPAPAVAVVASVGAGDAFAAGFLSAGLRGLPVPERIRHGHLTAASVLTSPEDLAAPPPRQLADRLAALDAPAWRELRLAAGWAADLGAHPQKDHPQKNHPRKHHSQKEERHTP
- a CDS encoding RidA family protein; amino-acid sequence: MNDSTTAATTTATTGTALVKTAITPATHTAPPAKFSHGVRKGNILQVAGQVGFLPAVAGRAPTPAGPTLREQTLQTFANVRAILEEGGATWDDVMMMRVYLTDVDHFAEMNALYNAYFEEQGLTAPASARTTVYVGLPAGLLIEIDALAVLG
- a CDS encoding GntP family permease; this encodes MLSVAATPPATPHTGGMLTLIGGTGGLLTVAALGIALLLVLIIKTRLQPFVALLAVSIAVGLGAGLSVTELFGTVQKSAAVSMIESGMGGILGHVAIIIGLGTMLGAILEVSGGAEVLSSRLLNLFGEKRAPLAMGLTGLIFGIPVFFDVGIFVLAPIVYAAAKRSGKSILLYAMPLLAALSMTHAFLPPHPGPVAAAGLFHVSLGWVIAMGIVCGVPAVLAAWAYAGWIGRRVFVAVPQDMVDAADEAKAAVAAEQRAAGVTPREDPVPLATVLLIIGTPLLLILAATFSSIMLDPSTPRSCIEFFGNPFVALTIALVLAYYMLGIRRGWSRKSLETVSTASLKPVGNILLVVGAGGVFGAVLKGSGIAAALADTFDGMGLPVIVLAYLISVVLRVAQGSATVAIVATAGIVVPLVEGGGHSQPFLALVIMAISAGSIFASHVNDGGFWMVSKYFGISERDTLKSWTVLESVLSVAGFAVAAALSLVV